DNA sequence from the Diorhabda sublineata isolate icDioSubl1.1 chromosome 6, icDioSubl1.1, whole genome shotgun sequence genome:
gatatttatacagttgtataatatattatattgtttaatatttgttattgaatgAATTACCCCTATTTTACACCAGTTTAATAccaattagatatttttatgttgatatgccaaaaagtataaaaatcgCAAACCTTAGTAACCTACCAATTAACGCTGCTTATGAGAACTTATCATAGACAAAGTAACCCCACTGTTGTTAAGAACGGATTGTACCCAATATTATGTGGCTGTTGgtctaaaatattaaatttgacgATTTTCAGAAAAGAAGATGAAAAGCATGGTCTTAGTGGATTCaagttaaaaattgaatttaaacataaaattattcaactgCAAAGTACTAAAAACTTATAAGTTAATTAATCAGTTATTATTTGTTctaaaagtttaaattttaaaatggagGATAAACGATTTTCTCATATTAAAACTGATCCAAAATTTCGTCGAATTCCTAAGAAAGAGAGAAAagtgaaaatagataaaagatTTGAGTCTATGTTTaaggataaaaaatttaaagtgaaATATACCATCGACAAGAGAGGCAGACCAGTTAATCACACATCAAATGAGGATTTAAAACGTTATTATGAATTGAGTTCTGAATCTGAAAGTACAGACATTGAATCAGATATTGAGGAAACCGACTTAAAAGAAGCTGGTAAATACGTTAAACTTTTAAAAGATGGGGATCAAGAAGATTTGGATTCAAAACATGTGTCTGATAAAATGCTTACAGATAGTGTAAAAAAGAAACTTCAAGATCTAAGTGTAGATTATGCTAGAGGAGAGTCAAACTTATTCTCAGAAAGCTCTTCTGATGATGAAGAGTCAGAGGAGGAATTATCAGAAAGTGAAAATATAGACCACAAATGGGGTGAATTAGATGCAGAAGCAGAATGTACCGAAGAACCAACTACTAGATTAGCAGCTTGTAATATGGATTGGGATAGAATTAGAGCTGTAGATTTGTTAGTACTTTTCAATTCCTTCTTACCTCCAGGAGGAGCAGTCAAGTCTGTTGCCATTTACCCTTCAGAGTTTGGGAAAACTAGAATGAAAGAAGAGGAAGTTAAAGGTCCTATAGAATTAGTAGAATCAAAAtccatagacaaagaaaataatgatgaagATGATGAGGAAGGTGCAAACTACCATATGGAGAAGCTTAGGCAGTACCAACTTAATAggctaaaatattattatgctATCATCTCATTTGATAGTATTAACTCtgctaataaaatttatacagaatGTGATGGAATGGAATATGAATCAAGTGCTATTAAACTGGATTTAAGGTTTGTACCAGAGGACATGGATTTTGATGATGAACCAAAAGAATTTTGTGATAGATTACCAGAATCTAATAAATATCAACCAAGGCAAGTATTTGATGTTGAACTACtatattttaaatgtataaataCTGATACTGATAAATATTACTATAAAAAGaaagtaataaattaattagaTGGGGGACAAGGGGCTTGTAGAGAGGCAATTTGAAGCTTGTTTCAAGTTCCAATCTTCACAATTTTTCTCTACCACCAGCCATTTCTGCACCTAGTGATACACCTAACAACTGTGTTATGTAGCTGCAGCTGCTGATGACGTCTTGGTTTATTGATGTTTCAGTCATTCCTGTGTACCCGTACATGTTGTCCAGGAGTCTCACCCTTCTGCTACATCAGCAAGGTGGGGATTTTCACAAACAACAATTTCCCTTGTTGTATGGTGCCGGAGTCGTGTCACACCCACTCATTGTGTGAAGAAACATGGTTTTATCTTCCAGAGCGTGGGTAGGAGAGTAGGTGGTTTAAGGTTTAAGAAAGAATACAGTTTCTCGTTTGCAAATACACGCGAGGATGACCAAGTGGTTGATGTCATCTCGAACTACCACCACAGTCTCAGCATATTCAGCCAACAACATGGTTACCTTCACAATGACACTGTCCGCAACTTTTGTGGCTCGTTTTCATGTCATTATCTGAGAATGTAATTTGGCTATGATCatggaaataaattttcttttgttattatAACAGTTTAGTATCACAGCAAGAGCGCGAAAAGCTTGAATATCACCAGATATGGAAGTATGTCCCTTTTTCAGGGCGCTTTAGCGGCAAAACGTCTCACAAAAAAAGTTAAGAAATTTTGTATACTATATTGTTATCAATACAACTCTTTTGTTCTGAGATATAgattaaaaattagtaaagtGCCAGACTTTGGCtaaaaaatgctaaaatttATGTTCAGTGGCTGATCTGCAacatgttttgtttatttttattacctgatttaatgaaataatttttattccctTTCAACTGTATCTTTATCTCATGTTTATAGTTTATTGAATATGTGAACAATAAATGTCTTTTTGCTGCTGTCAGATGGGTAaacttcattttctttaaatcattttggtattttcagatttttcacGAATACTGCTCTTCAGCAAGCTAAAGTTGCTCTAACTTGGGACGAGACTGATCCAGGTAGAATAGAAGTTACTCAAAAATTGAATTCAGGTAAATTAGATGAACTATCACAGGAAGATTTACAACATTTTTTGGCTAGCAGTAGCGGAGAAGAAATCAGTGACTCAGAAGAAAacgaagatattgaagaaaaggaGGAAGGAAACAAAGATgtaatagaaaaatacaaaGCATTATtacaagatatagaaaatgCAGAAACTACTAAAAGCCAAAAAGATTTGGAAATGGAGATATCATGGGGTATTGATTTGAAAGAGAAAACTGAGAAATTGATTAAAGAAAAGCAAAGTGAGGATAAAACACCATTCGAACAGTATCTAgacaaaaagaaagaaaaacgaaaagagaaaaagaagaaaaggaaaCAAGAGGAAAATAACGAATCAGATGTACCGTCAGACATTGATATTAATGATCCATATTTTGCCGAAGAATTCAATAATCCagaattcaaaaaaacaaagagcaaaaagcaaaaagaaaaatatgcatCTGATAATGATAATGAACAGAATCAAGGAGAATTGGAATTATTACTTCTAAATGAGGACAATCAGAATCATTTCTCGTTAAAAAAGATTCAGAAAAATGATGATGacactaaaagaaaaaagaagcgAAAGAATAAAGatattgaagatgaagaaaaaagaGATAACTTTGAAATTAATGTTAACGATGAAAGATTTTCTGCATTATACACAAGTCATCATTTTAGTATAGATCCAACAGATCCTCATTTCAAGAAAACAAAGGGTATAGAGGCAttagtaaatgaaaaattaaaaagaagaagCGAAACTCAAAACAGTGAAATTCCAAAGcccaaacaaaaaaagaatgCGGAACTGAACTATTTAGTCAAATCtgttaaaagaaaaactaatgaatatatgaataaatagaatAGACAAAATgttcacatttatttttttctgatattaaaTTCTTCGTTACCGGAATGTTTAATTTCTACCCtatgatttgttttgataacagatcaaaaaatattttgtcgtATTTTGTATTTAGCTGTATAAAATTCGTAAGGAAAGTCGCGTAGCAAAGTTGTTTGTAATAAAAGATCTGCAACTTGACTTTacacataaccttaaaatttatgtgagaaattggaataatttagtttttggttttttatcttttacaaaaaacattttttctttgcgAAATTTGGTAAATACTTACCTTTTTATGTCCCAAATATACTgttattgatttgaaatatttattttttaatcttattttgatttaatatcgaaaaaagaTCCCAATTTTTAGACGAAAAATCTCTACTTTTTGatggtataaaaaatattaccatcgcCATAATAAAGTTTCTTAGAAAAggcaataaatttgttttaataattttgtacaatttttagttgtttattaaaattttacatctgATTACTTAGGTTTATGAATGTAACATGGAATCTCACGTTTTTTGTGTAATTAGAttgcaaaattttaataaagaaaaattgaacataatgtttaaaaacatttttttgcgaCGCTTACGGAGAGCTTTCAAAACAACTGAAGAGACATGCTGACATCTGGAATTGTTCTAATCCacgacaatgcccgtccacctCAACGACTCCATCAACAATTTCAATAGGACATTTTCGAACACCCACCATACAGTCCCGATAGCACCGAATGATTTTCATCTTCTTCCTTGAACTGAAGTAGTAGCTCGCTTCTAAAATGACTTAGACAATTGTTTACCAGTAGaggagaagaagaaaagaacacGGGAAACACATTTGTAATAGAAAAATTGTGTCTATCCTTAATGTGTTCATAGTAGCTGAGCACAGCAATTTCTTCTTCTGTATCAGCGGCACTTTAAGTCATCTGTGAGATTACGTCTAGAATCGTGTCCAATAAAAAGTTCAGACACCAATCGAATTTAGTACCAATTTAAgtggagcagttgtttggtaaGAAAGGTAGAAGGCGGCTTTAAGCAAGTCTCTTGCTTAAAGTTGTTCTAccttaatatttcaaattatgcaACTGAAAAGGAACGAGGATAATTTTGTCTATTGGTTCAGTCATAATTCACTTTTAAAGTTATCAGATAAAGGACATGA
Encoded proteins:
- the LOC130446016 gene encoding ESF1 homolog, whose amino-acid sequence is MEDKRFSHIKTDPKFRRIPKKERKVKIDKRFESMFKDKKFKVKYTIDKRGRPVNHTSNEDLKRYYELSSESESTDIESDIEETDLKEAGKYVKLLKDGDQEDLDSKHVSDKMLTDSVKKKLQDLSVDYARGESNLFSESSSDDEESEEELSESENIDHKWGELDAEAECTEEPTTRLAACNMDWDRIRAVDLLVLFNSFLPPGGAVKSVAIYPSEFGKTRMKEEEVKGPIELVESKSIDKENNDEDDEEGANYHMEKLRQYQLNRLKYYYAIISFDSINSANKIYTECDGMEYESSAIKLDLRFVPEDMDFDDEPKEFCDRLPESNKYQPRFFTNTALQQAKVALTWDETDPGRIEVTQKLNSGKLDELSQEDLQHFLASSSGEEISDSEENEDIEEKEEGNKDVIEKYKALLQDIENAETTKSQKDLEMEISWGIDLKEKTEKLIKEKQSEDKTPFEQYLDKKKEKRKEKKKKRKQEENNESDVPSDIDINDPYFAEEFNNPEFKKTKSKKQKEKYASDNDNEQNQGELELLLLNEDNQNHFSLKKIQKNDDDTKRKKKRKNKDIEDEEKRDNFEINVNDERFSALYTSHHFSIDPTDPHFKKTKGIEALVNEKLKRRSETQNSEIPKPKQKKNAELNYLVKSVKRKTNEYMNK